GGTCCTCGTCTGCGGGGACGGCGCCCTGGAGATGAGTACGTCGGCCCTGGCGACCGCGGCGGAACAGCGCTGCGGCATCACCGTGCTGGTCCTGGACAACCAGGGGTACGGCTGGCCCCGCCTCCTGCGGACGACTGCCGGAGCGGACATCGGGGCGACCCGGTTCCGGGCACCGTCGCTCGGCCCGGCAGCCGTACTGGCCTCGGGCGGCTGGACGACGGTGGTCACCACGACGGGCGAGCTCCGGGCGGCCCTCGCCGAGGCCGCGAAGGTCACGGCGGACGGCAGGACCGCCGTCATCACGGTGCCGGTGGACGACGGGGACGTCCCCGTCGGAGTGCGCGGCCTGCTGGGAACCCCCGAGGAACACACCCCCGGCACACCCGCGACCGCCGCACCCGCATCGGCCTCCGCCCCCCGGTCACCCGGAGCGCGGCCCTCATGACGCGGCTCCCCCTGTCCCGGGCCCGTCTGACGATCGACGGGGAGCGGGTGGCGCCGCACGAGCTGTCCGCCCTGGTCACCCGCACCGCCGCACACCTGCGCGCCGCTGGCGTGGGCCAAGGGCGGCCCTTCGCCCTCACCGGTGACCACCCCCTGGCCACGGTGGTCTCGGCGCTGGCCGCCGAACGCCTTGGCGCGCCCCTGCTGTTCGCGGGTTCCCGCCCGCCCCGGCGGATCGCGGTGGCGGCGACCGTGCACGCCACCCGTACGGGACAGCCGCTGGTCACCGCGTCGGCCGGCCGGCCGGTCGAGCTGCCCGCCGAGGCCGGGGCCGTGTTCTGGACCTCCGGCAGCTCGGGCGACCCGAAGGCCGTGGTGCTGTCTCGGCCCGCGCTGCGCTTCCAGGGGTCGGCCACGGCCGCCCGCCTGGCCGTCACGGACGAGGACCGGCTGCTCCTGCCGCTGCCGCTGTCCCACGCCTACGGTTTCAGCGTGCTGCGCGTGTGGCGGCACACGGGGGCGCACCTGTACGTCGAGTCCGCCTTCCGGCCCGCGCGCGTACTGGAGCTGACGGCCCGTGCGGGCATCACCTCGCTGGACGGCGTTCCCGCCATGTACCGCGTCCTGCTGGCCGCCGCCGCGCGGGACGCGTCCGTGGCGCGGGCCCTGCGCGGGCTGCGCATCCGAGGGTGCGGCGGCGACGTGCTCGGCCCGGCCCTGAACGACGAGTTCCTCTCCGTGGTCGGCGCCCCGCTCCACGACGGCTACGGCCTGTCCGAGGCGGGCCCGAACGTGGCGCTGAACGCTCCCGGCCTGCTGCGGCCCGCGACGGTGGGCAGGCTGCTGGACGGCGTCAGGGCCCGGATCTCCCCGGAGTCCCGGGAGATCCAGCTGCTGAGCCCGAGCCAGATGCTCGGCTATCTCGACGCCGAGGGCTGCCCCGACACGGGGATCTCCCGGGCGGCCTTCACCGAGGACGGCTGGCTGCGCACCGGCGACAGCGGCACGCTCGCCGACGACGGCTGGCTGAGCGTGACCGGCCGCCTCAAGGAGATCCTCGTCGTCAACGGGGAGACCGTCGCCCCGGCCGTGGTCGAGGACGCGGTGCGCACGGCGTCCGGTGTGCTGGACGCGGCCGTGGTCGGCGTACGCCGCGGGGACCGGGGGGACACGATCTGCGCGTTCGCCGAGAGCGCGCAGCCCGACGCGGCCGCCACCCGCCGTCGCGTCGCCGAGACCTGCCGGAACCTGCTGCCGCCGCACATGCGTCCCCGTACCGTACGGATCATGGCCGAGCTGCCGAGGACCGGCGCGGGCAAGCCCGACCGGGTACGCCTGCGGGCCCTGGCCGCCGAGGGCGTGGCCTCATGACCCCGACGCCCGTGCCCCCGACGCCCGTGGCCCCGGCGCTCATTGCCCCGATACCCGTGGCCCCCGCGCTCACGCCCCCGGTGGCGTTGACGGGCCTCGGTCTGGTGACGGCGCTCGGCAGCGGACCCGACGCCTTCTGGCGGGGGCTGCTGGACGGCCGGCGCGCACTGGGGCCGCTCACCCGTTTCGAGGGCGACTACCGCAGTGGCGTGGTCGCCGAAGTCCCCTTCTCCGCCTGCCCCGTTCCGGCCGGCCGACGCAAGGCGCACCTCGCGTCCGAAGCGGCCAGGCAGGCTCTCGCCGACGCCGGACTCGACCGGCTGCCTCCGGGGTCCCTGCTGGTGGTGGTCTCCCAGGCGCCGGCGCCGCCGTTCGACTCCGGCGCGGCAGGGGACGACTTCACCGGCCCTTCGCCGTCGGCGCTGCTCGACGCGATCGGCACCCCTCGGCGGACGGTGACCGTGACGCACCTGTCGCACGCCTGCGCGTCCGCGGCGTTCGGCGCGGCCCTCGCCCGCGACTGGCTGCTCGCGGGCCTCGGCCCGTGCGCGCTCGTGGTGGGAGCCAGCGCCCTCAACCGCTACGAGTACGCGAGCATGGACGTCGTCAGGGCCTTGAGCCCGACGGGCGCCAGACCGCTGGACAGCGAGCGGGACGGGGTCACGGTCGGCGAGGGCGGCGGCGCGTTCGTCCTGGAGAGCGCCGGGCACGCGGCGGCCCGGGGCAGGCCGCCGAAGGCGCTGCTGAGCGGGGCCGCCTGCCTGGTGGACGGCGAGGGGGCCGCCGCATCGGAGCTGCGGTCGGTCCGCGACTGCATGCGCGCCGCCCTGCGCGACGCGGGGGAACCGCCCGTCGACCACGTTCAGGCGCACGCCACGGGGACGCCGCAGGGTGACGGCGCCGAGGTGGCCGCGCTCGGCGACATCGCGGGCGAACTCGGCTGGAACGGCGTACCCGTCAGCTCCCACAAGGGCTCGGTGGGTCACCTGCTGCACGCCTCCGCGTTCGCCGGCGTCACCGCGGCCGTCGGCTTCCTGCGCGAGCGGACCGTACCGGGCACCCCCGGCCTGCGCACCCCCCTGGAGCTGCCCGAACGCCTGGTCGCACCGGTCGGGCCGCTCGCCGTACCGCAGGCCCGCCATGTGCTCGTCAACAGCTTCGGGTTCTCCGGGAACAACGCCTCCCTCGTCCTGTCGGCTCCGGCGCCCCGCCCCTGATACGCCCCCAATCACTTCCCAGGAGAGAACCCATGCCCTCCGCCAGGACCGCACCCCCGGCCGTCACCGTCGTCACCCCCACCAAGGGGCGACCGCACCTGCTGACCCGCGCACTCGCCTCGGTCGCCCGCCAGGAAGGCGTCGCCGTCCAGCACGTGGTGGTCGGCGACGACTGCCCCCACCTGGCCGACCCCGAGGCGCTGCGCACACTCCGCGCGCGCTTCCCGCACGCCGAGTTCCTCAACGTGACGCCCGACGCGTTCCCGGACCTGCCGTCGGACTACCTGCCCGCCCGGCTCTCCCGTCTCCGCAATCTCGGCATCGTCCGCGCACACGGCGATTACGTCGCCCACCTCGACGACGACAACGCCTACCACCCCGACCACCTGCGCACCCTGGTGGCCGCGCTCGAAGCCGACGAGGAGTCCGAAGTCGCCTACAGCTGGCGGCACTTGCGCCAGAGCGACGGCTCCGACTTCGTACCCGACGGCGAAGACCCCTGGCATCCCGTCCCGGGCAGACGCGCCGCCTCCTACGCCACCCTGGTCGAGCAGGGCGTCTTCGTGCCGGGGTCGGCGGTGGTGCGCGACGCCATGCGCGTGGTGGACGGCAGGACCCTGAGCCGCGTGGACACGAACGAACTCCTGGTCCGCCGCGACACCCACCGCCGCATCCCCTTCCCCACCGATTTCTCCGTCTGGCAGCGCATCCTGGAGACCACCGAGGACATGGCCTTCTGCCAGGCCCTCCAGCAGCACGGCACGGTGTCGGTGTGCAGCGAACGGGCCACCGTGGACTACTACATGGGCGGCTACTCCAACGCCGCCGCACTCACCTGAGATCCCGCGTCACGTCCGCTACCGGAGCATCCGCGCCGCCTCCACCGCCCAGTACGTCAGGATCATCTGGGCCCCGGCCCGCTTGATCCCGGTCAGGGTCTCCGTGATCGCCCGGTCCCGCTCGATCCAGCCCTTCTCGGCCGCCGCCTCGACCATCGCGTACTCGCCGCTGATCTGGTAGGCGGCCACGGGCACGTCCACACCCTCCGCGACCTTCGCCAGGATGTCGAGGTAGGGACCGGCGGGCTTGACCATCACCATGTCCGCGCCCTCCGCCAGGTCGAGCGCCAACTCCCGCAGGGACTCCCGGGAGTTGGCCGGGTCCTGCTGGTACGTCTTGCGGTCGCCCTGGAGCGACGACCCGACGGCCTCCCGGAACGGCCCGTAGAAGGCGCTCGAATACTTCGCCGTGTACGCGAGGATCGACACGTCCTCGCGCCCGATCCCGTCCAACGCGTCTCGGATGAGACCGACCTGACCGTCCATCATCCCGCTCGGCCCGACCACATGGGCGCCCGCGTCCGCCTGGACCTGGGCCATCTCGGCGTACCGCTCCAGGGTGGCGTCGTTGTCGACCCGCCCCTGCGCGTCCAGCACGCCGCAGTGACCGTGGTCGGTGAACTCGTCCAGACACAGGTCGGACATCACCACCAGGTCGTCCCCGACCTCCTCGCGCACCGCGCGCAGCGCGACCTGAAGGATGCCGTCCGGGTCGGTACCCGCCGTTCCGGCCGCATCCTTGTTCTCGTCGGCGGGCACACCGAAGAGCATGATTCCGGAGACTCCGGCGTCCACCGCCTCGGCCGCCGCCTTCCGCAGGGTGTCCAGCGTGTGCTGGTACACCCCCGGCATGGCGGAGATCGCCACGGGCTCGCTGATCCCCTCCCGTACGAAGGCGGGCAGGATCAGGTCGGCCGGGTGCAGTCGCGTCTCCGCCACCATGCGCCGCATCGCGGGAGTGGTCCGCAGCCGTCGCGGGCGGGCTCCGGGAAAGGATCCATACACAGTCATACGCCCACGCTACGCCCGCCCCGCAGCCCCCTTTGCCGACACCGTGCCGGTCCCCGCACGGCCCGGCACCACGCCCCGGGTAGCCGCCGCCACCGCCCCGTGTGGTGAGCTGGAAGGCCGTACCGCACCGGCCCCCGCACCACCCCCGACCCGACCGACCGCCCCCGACCCGAAGGGACACCCTGTGACGGACCGGCTCGACCCGCCGCACCACTCGGAACAGGCGGAGCCCACCGAACTCGACCGCCTGCGGTCCGAACTCCGCCACCTGCGCGCCCGCGCCCACACCCACCCGCTGATCTCGCAGGCCCAGGGCATCCTCCAGGAGCGCTACCACCTCCCCGACGGGGAATCCGCGTTCGCCCTGCTCCAGCGCGCCTCCCAGCAGCACAACATCCGGCTGCGGCTGCTGGTCGAGGCGGTCGTACGCACCCCGCCGCCGGACTCCCCGGCCGACGGCGCGCTGTGGTTCCCGCGCCGGGCCCGGCTGCCCGCCCCGCCGCTGACCTTCGAGTCGGCCCCACGCGGCAACGGCGAAGGCCCCCACCAGGGACCCGTGCTGCGCGCGGTGCTCAGTCAGCTGCTCGCCGTCACCGACACCCGGATGGGCAACGTGCAGCTCCCCGACCGGGTGCGCGGCGGGCTGCGCCTGGAGCAGCACACCGGGCTGTCCGAGGACTTCGTCGACTTCTTCGCGCACGTCGGCGACGACGGCACCGCCTGCTCGCTGGCCGCCCGCGACGTCACCCTGGTCACCGTCGAGGACGTGGAGTCCGACCCCGTCTTCGACGAGGCGTCCCGCCGGGCCGTCCTGGCGGCGGGCGCCGTCGCCGTGCACAGCGTGCCCCTCACCAACGCCGCCGGGGTCTGCGTCGGCATGATGTCCGCACACCCCGACCGCAGGGTGCGCACCCTCACCGAGGCCCAGCGCACGGCGCTCGGCGACCTCGGCTCGCAGGCGGGCCGGTGGCTCGCCTGGTACAACCGCACGGTCCTCCTCGACGCCCTGGAGCACCTGCACGCCCTGGGCGTCCGCCACCGGGGCTCGGCCGCCAGACGCCGCTGACCCGGCCCTCTACCCACGGAGCACGCGAAGGGCGGGCCGGGGAATCGATTCCCCGGCCCGCCCTCACACGGAAACCACGCGCGTCACGCACGCGGAAGCCACGCGCGTCACGTCGTACGCCGCCTCCGCGACCCCGGCCGCCGCTCACTCGGCCGCGCCACGTGCTCGCCCGCCTCCAGCGCCGCCGCCCGGCGCGCCGCACCGAACTCCGCCAGCGCCTCCGCCAGCCGCGAGACCGACGGCTCCGGCGACAGGACGTCCACCCGCAGCCCGTGCTCCTCGGCGGTCTTGGCCGTCGCCGGACCGATGCACGCGATCACGGTCACGTTGTGCGGCTTGCCCGCGATGCCGACCAGGTTGCGCACGGTCGAGGACGACGTGAAGAGAACGGCGTCGAAGCCACCCCCCTTGATCGCCTCCCGGGTGTCCGCCGGCGGCGGCGAGGCCCGCACCGTCCGGTAGGCGGTGACGTCGTCGACCTCCCAGCCGAGCTCGATCAGGCCCGCGACCAGCGTCTCCGTCGCGATGTCCGCCCTCGGCAGGAACACCCGGTCGATCGGGTCGAAGACCGGGTCGTACGGCGGCCAGTCCTCAAGGAGTCCGGCCGCGGACTGCTCCCCGCTCGGCACCAGATCCGGCTTCACGCCGAACTCCACCAGCGAGGCGGCCGTCTGCTCGCCCACCGCCGCGACCTTGATCCCGGCGAAGGCCCGCGCGTCGAGCCCGTACTCCTCGAACTTCTCCCGCACCGCCTTGACGGCGTTCACCGAGGTGAAGGCGATCCACTCGTACCGTCCGGTGACGAGGCCCTTCACCGCCCGCTCCATCTGCTGCGGAGTGCGCGGCGGCTCGACGGCGATCGTCGGCACCTCGTGCGGCACGGCGCCGTACGAGCGCAGCTGGTCGGAGAGCGACGCCGCCTGCTCCTTCGTGCGCGGTACGAGCACCCGCCACCCGAAGAGCGGCTTCGACTCGAACCACGAGAGCTGGTCGCGCTGGGCAGCGGCACTGCGCTCGCCGACCACGGCTATGACGGGCTGGTGGCCCTCCGGGGAGGGGAGCACCTTCGCCTGCTTCAGCACCTGGGCGACGGTGCCGAGCGTGGCGTTCCACGTCCGCTGCCGCGTCGTCGTACCGGCGACGGTGACCGTCATCGGCGTATCGGGCTTGCGCCCCGCCGAGACCAGCTCACCGGCGGCCGCCGCGACCGAGTCGAGCGTCGTCGACACGACAGCGGTCGCGTCCGAGGAGCCCACCTCGCTCCAGCACCGCTCGTCGGCCGTACGGGCGTCCACGAAGCGCACGTCCGCACCCTGCGCGTCCCGCAGCGGCACGCCCGCGTACGCGGGCACGCCGACCGCGGCGGCGACGCCGGGAACGACCTCGAAGGCGACGCCCTCGGCGGCGCACGCGAGCATCTCCTCGCCCGCGTTGCCGTCGAGCCCGGGGTCGCCGGAGACCGCACGGACGACCCGCTTGCCGCCGCGCGCAGCCTCCATGACAAGATTGACCACGACCTTGGACGACATCGGCGTCCGGATCGCAGACGTGCCCGAAGTTACTGACGAGTCGTCAACTACGGCCAGTTGAGGCGTACTTACGCCCGACTTGGCATGAGCACGTACGACGTCGAGCACTGCGGGCTCGGCGATCAGTACGTCCGCGCTCGCCAGCGCCTCGACGGCGCGCAGAGTCAGCAGGCCCGGATCACCGGGACCGGCGCCGAGGAAAGTGACGTGCCCGGGTGCAGGGAACCCCGACGAAGCTGAGGACGCCGAGGATGCGGGTGTGGTGGTGGGGCTCAAAGTGCTCGCTCCCCCATAAGACCGGCCGCACCCTTGGCGAGCATCTCCGACGCGAGTTCGCGCCCGAGAGCCTCCGCGGCGTGGTGCGACGTGGGTACGGGACCGGTAGTGGACAGCTGCACCAGCTCGGTGCCGTCGGTCGAGCCGACGACGCCGCGCAGGCGCATTTGATTGACAATCTGCCCGTCAACCAAGAAGTCGGCCAGGGCTCCCACGGGAGCACTGCAACCGGCCTCCAGGGCGGCGAGCAGGGCACGCTCGGCCGTCACGGCGAACCGCGTGTGCGGGTCGTCGAGCTCGGCGAGCTGGGCCGCGAGGTCGGCATTGACTGCCGCGCACTCGATGGCCAGTGCCCCCTGACCGGGGGCGGGCAGGCACACGTCGGTGTCCAGGAACTCGGACACCTCCTCGACCCTGCCGATACGGCGCAGTCCGGCAGCGGCGAGAACCACCGCGTCCAGCTCACCGTTTCGTACGTATCCGACCCGGGTGTCGATGTTCCCCCGGATCGGCACAGTCTCGATCTTCATCCCGTGGCTACGGGCGTACGCGTTCAGCTGCGCCATCCGGCGCGGCGAACCGGTACCGATCCGCGCCCCCTCGGGCAGCTCGGCGAAGGTCAGCCCGTCACGCGCCACGAGAACGTCACGCGGGTCCTCCCGCACGGGCACGGCGGCCAGCGCCAGCTCGTCGGGCTGCGCGGTCGGCAGGTCCTTCAGCGAGTGCACGGCGAAGTCCACCTCGCCGCGCAGCAGCGCGTCGCGCAGCGCGGTGACGAAGACGCCGGTGCCGCCGATCTGGGCGAGCTGTTCCTTCGACACGTCGCCGTAGGTGGTGATCTCCACCAACTCCACCTCGCGGCCGGTGAGTTCACGCACCCACGTCGCGACGTGGCCGGACTGGGCCATGGCGAGCTTGCTGCGCCGAGTCCCCAGCTTCAAGGCCGTGGCGGCCTTCGCGGCATCAGTCATGCCCGCCCTCTCTTCGCGCTCTCGGCACCGGTGGTGCCGTTCGTTCCGCCCTGGACGGCGTCCTCGGGGCCCTTCGGCCCGTCGGCCCTGCTCACGGCCGCGACCGTCTGCGGGTCGAGGTCGAAGAGCTCGCGCAGCGCGTCCGCGTACCCGGCGCCGCCGGGCTCGCTCGCCAACTGCTTGACCCGCACGGTCGGCGCGTGCAGCAGCTTGTCGACCACGCGTCGTACGGTCTGCGTGATCTCCGCCCGCTGCTTCGCGTCGAGCCCCGGCAACCGGCCTTCCAGCCGGGCCACTTCATTGGTCACGACGTCGGCGGCCATGCTGCGCAGCGCCACCACGGTCGGGGTGATCTGTGCGGCCCGCTGGGCGGCGCCGAAGGCGGCCACCTCTTCCCCGACGATCCCACGCACCTGGTCCACGTCGGACGCCATCGGAGCATCGGCCGAGGCGTCCGCCAACGACTCGATGTCCACCAGGCGTACGCCGTCGAGCCGGTGCGCGGCGCCGTCGATGTCGCGGGGCATCGCCAGGTCGAGCAGGGCGAGCCGTACGGCCTTCCCCGCGTCGTCCTGCACCCGCACCCGGGGCGGCGCCTGCGCGGCGGCCTCCCCGTTGTCGGCCCAGGTCCCGTGCAGTTCCAGCGAGTTGGGGTCGGTCTCCGTGCGCGCCTGCGGCACGTGACCGGCCTCGGCCGCGTCCGCCGCACCGTCGGAGGCGGCCCCGGCGCTCAGACCGAGCGCTGCGGCGACGTCCTCGACGGTCAGTACGAGGCCCGTCGCCCCGGTACACGACACGGCGACGTCGACTCGTGTCAGTTCCTGGGCCACCTCGTCCATCGGCACGGCACGCGCGGCCCCGCCCGACTGGTTGAGGATCTCGGCCAGCCGCTCGGCGCGCTCGGCGGTGCGGTTCGCGACGACGACCTCGGCGACCCCGACCCGTACGAGAGTGGCGGCGGCCAGCGAGGACATGGAGCCCGCGCCGATCACCAACGCCCGCTTGCCCGAGGCCCATTCGGCCACCGGAGCACCCGAGGCGAGCTGTTCGAGGCCGAACGTCACGAGCGACTGCCCGGCCCGGTCGATCCCGGTCTCGGAGTGCGCGCGCTTGCCGACCCGCAGCGCCTGCTGGAAGAGGTCGTTGATGAGCCGCCCGGCGGTGTGCAGTTCCTGGCCGAGCGCGAGGGCGTCCTTGATCTGCCCGAGGATCTGCCCCTCGCCGACGACCATCGAGTCGAGCCCGCACGCCACCGAGAAGAGGTGGTGGACTGCCCGGTCCTCGTAGTGCACGTACAGATAAGGGGTCAGCTCTTCCAGCCCCACCCCGCTGTGCTGCGCCAGCAACGTCGACAGCTCGGCGACACCGGCATGGAACTTCTCCACGTCGGCGTACAGCTCGATGCGGTTGCAGGTGGCGAGCACCGTCGCCTCGGCGGCGGGCTCGGACGCGAGAGCGTCCTGGAGCAGCTTCGCCTTGGCGTCGACGGAGAGCGAGGCACGCTCCAGCACGCTGACGGGCGCGCTGCGGTGGCTCAGCCCGACGACCAGGAGACTCATGCCGGCATCACGGCGGGCACGTCGCCGTCAGGTCCCTTCCGGGTGGACGCTTCGGCGGCGCGGGGCGGCAGCACGGCGGCGGCAGCGGCGGCGGCCGCTTCGGCGTCACCGGCCTTGCGCTGCTCGTGGAAGGCGAGGATCTGCAGCTCGATCGACAGGTCGACCTTGCGTACGTCCACACCCTCCGGCACCTGGAGGACCGTCGGCGCGAAGTTGAGGATCGAGGTCACGCCTGCGGCGATCAGCCGCTCGCTGACCTGCTGGGCGGCGCCCGCCGGAGTCGCGATGACCCCGATCGAGACGCCGTTCTCCTCGATGATCTTCTCCAGCTCGTCCGTGTGCTGGACGGGCATCCCGGCGACCGGCTTCCCGGCCATCGCGGGGTCCGCGTCGATGAGCGCGGCCACCCGGAAGCCCCGGGAGGCGAACCCTCCGTAATTGGCCAGTGCCGCACCGAGGTTACCGATGCCGACGATCACGACGGGCCAGTCCTGCGTCAGGCCCAGCTCGCGCGAAATCTGATAGACGAGGTACTCGACGTCGTACCCGACGCCCCTGGTCCCGTAGGACCCGAGGTACGAGAAGTCCTTCCGCAGCTTCGCGGAATTGACCCCCGCGGCTGCGGCCAGCTCCTCCGACGACACGGTCGGAACCGAGCGCTCGGAGAGCGCGGTGAGGGCGCGCAGATACAGCGGAAGGCGGGCGACGGTGGCCTCGGGAATGCCTCGGCTACGGGTCGCCGGTCGGTGAGTTCGGCCAGTTGCCACGGTGCTCCTGCGGGATGAGCGGGGCTGTAGGCGGCCGTATGTCCCAAGACCGCCCCGTCGGATGCAGGCTATGTCTTTGTGAACGCGTGCACAAAGATTGTGTCCGATTTGTCCAAGCAAAGTGACCGGGGTCACGCGTTCACGTCGCGTCACCCTGGAACCGGAACACACACGGTGACGTCGCCATTCCATCGGGGGCAAACCCGGACACTCTCCTCACAACCCAACCCCCAAGCCACCTCAAACCGCCCCCGATGGTACGCCGCCGAGCCGCCTGCGCCTATCCGTCGCCGGACCGCCCGCGCCCGCCGCCTATCCGCCCAGCTCCCGCCGGAGGCGCCCCGCGTCCACCTTCCAGAACGTGTGCTGCTCCCCGTCGACCAGCACCACCGGAATCTGCTCCCAGTACTCCCGGTGCAGCTCCGCATCCACCGAGATGTCCTTCTCCTCCCACCGCACCCCCAGCTCCCCGCACACCTCACCCACCACCACCCGTGCGTCATCGCACAGATGACACCCGGGCTTCCCGATCAGCGTCACCACCCGCTCGGCGGGCTCCTTCTTCTTGCGTCGCAGCAAAGGGCTCATTCCCCCATTCTGGACGCCCCCACCGACAGCGGACCCAGCACGCCGCCACCACCCGCCCCAGCACGCCGTAACAACCCGGACGCGGAGAGTTCACACCCCCGCAGCCCTCCCGCTCGGGAAGTTCCGAACAGAATCGCTATGCTCACGACATGGCCGCACTGGGATGGCTCACCCCCCGTAGGCGCTCCGCGACCGCACGGAGCGTGCTGGCGGGCGAGGCTGCAGCCGAAGCAGCACGCAAGACGTCACAGGAACTCGAAGAGCTGGAAGCGGCCCGCGCCGCCGAGCCCGGGTCCCCCGACTCCACCGAGCCCGCAGAACCCGAGTTCCCGGTCCCGGGCGACACCAAGGCCGCCGCCTTCTTCGACCTCGACAACACCGTCATGCAGGGCGCCGCGATCTTCCACTTCGGCCGCGGCCTCTACAAGCGGAAGTTCTTCGAGCGCCAGGAACTC
This is a stretch of genomic DNA from Streptomyces sp. NBC_00237. It encodes these proteins:
- a CDS encoding class I adenylate-forming enzyme family protein yields the protein MTRLPLSRARLTIDGERVAPHELSALVTRTAAHLRAAGVGQGRPFALTGDHPLATVVSALAAERLGAPLLFAGSRPPRRIAVAATVHATRTGQPLVTASAGRPVELPAEAGAVFWTSGSSGDPKAVVLSRPALRFQGSATAARLAVTDEDRLLLPLPLSHAYGFSVLRVWRHTGAHLYVESAFRPARVLELTARAGITSLDGVPAMYRVLLAAAARDASVARALRGLRIRGCGGDVLGPALNDEFLSVVGAPLHDGYGLSEAGPNVALNAPGLLRPATVGRLLDGVRARISPESREIQLLSPSQMLGYLDAEGCPDTGISRAAFTEDGWLRTGDSGTLADDGWLSVTGRLKEILVVNGETVAPAVVEDAVRTASGVLDAAVVGVRRGDRGDTICAFAESAQPDAAATRRRVAETCRNLLPPHMRPRTVRIMAELPRTGAGKPDRVRLRALAAEGVAS
- a CDS encoding beta-ketoacyl synthase N-terminal-like domain-containing protein — protein: MTPTPVPPTPVAPALIAPIPVAPALTPPVALTGLGLVTALGSGPDAFWRGLLDGRRALGPLTRFEGDYRSGVVAEVPFSACPVPAGRRKAHLASEAARQALADAGLDRLPPGSLLVVVSQAPAPPFDSGAAGDDFTGPSPSALLDAIGTPRRTVTVTHLSHACASAAFGAALARDWLLAGLGPCALVVGASALNRYEYASMDVVRALSPTGARPLDSERDGVTVGEGGGAFVLESAGHAAARGRPPKALLSGAACLVDGEGAAASELRSVRDCMRAALRDAGEPPVDHVQAHATGTPQGDGAEVAALGDIAGELGWNGVPVSSHKGSVGHLLHASAFAGVTAAVGFLRERTVPGTPGLRTPLELPERLVAPVGPLAVPQARHVLVNSFGFSGNNASLVLSAPAPRP
- a CDS encoding glycosyltransferase family 2 protein, with the protein product MPSARTAPPAVTVVTPTKGRPHLLTRALASVARQEGVAVQHVVVGDDCPHLADPEALRTLRARFPHAEFLNVTPDAFPDLPSDYLPARLSRLRNLGIVRAHGDYVAHLDDDNAYHPDHLRTLVAALEADEESEVAYSWRHLRQSDGSDFVPDGEDPWHPVPGRRAASYATLVEQGVFVPGSAVVRDAMRVVDGRTLSRVDTNELLVRRDTHRRIPFPTDFSVWQRILETTEDMAFCQALQQHGTVSVCSERATVDYYMGGYSNAAALT
- the hemB gene encoding porphobilinogen synthase → MTVYGSFPGARPRRLRTTPAMRRMVAETRLHPADLILPAFVREGISEPVAISAMPGVYQHTLDTLRKAAAEAVDAGVSGIMLFGVPADENKDAAGTAGTDPDGILQVALRAVREEVGDDLVVMSDLCLDEFTDHGHCGVLDAQGRVDNDATLERYAEMAQVQADAGAHVVGPSGMMDGQVGLIRDALDGIGREDVSILAYTAKYSSAFYGPFREAVGSSLQGDRKTYQQDPANSRESLRELALDLAEGADMVMVKPAGPYLDILAKVAEGVDVPVAAYQISGEYAMVEAAAEKGWIERDRAITETLTGIKRAGAQMILTYWAVEAARMLR
- a CDS encoding ANTAR domain-containing protein produces the protein MTDRLDPPHHSEQAEPTELDRLRSELRHLRARAHTHPLISQAQGILQERYHLPDGESAFALLQRASQQHNIRLRLLVEAVVRTPPPDSPADGALWFPRRARLPAPPLTFESAPRGNGEGPHQGPVLRAVLSQLLAVTDTRMGNVQLPDRVRGGLRLEQHTGLSEDFVDFFAHVGDDGTACSLAARDVTLVTVEDVESDPVFDEASRRAVLAAGAVAVHSVPLTNAAGVCVGMMSAHPDRRVRTLTEAQRTALGDLGSQAGRWLAWYNRTVLLDALEHLHALGVRHRGSAARRR
- a CDS encoding bifunctional uroporphyrinogen-III C-methyltransferase/uroporphyrinogen-III synthase, with protein sequence MSPTTTPASSASSASSGFPAPGHVTFLGAGPGDPGLLTLRAVEALASADVLIAEPAVLDVVRAHAKSGVSTPQLAVVDDSSVTSGTSAIRTPMSSKVVVNLVMEAARGGKRVVRAVSGDPGLDGNAGEEMLACAAEGVAFEVVPGVAAAVGVPAYAGVPLRDAQGADVRFVDARTADERCWSEVGSSDATAVVSTTLDSVAAAAGELVSAGRKPDTPMTVTVAGTTTRQRTWNATLGTVAQVLKQAKVLPSPEGHQPVIAVVGERSAAAQRDQLSWFESKPLFGWRVLVPRTKEQAASLSDQLRSYGAVPHEVPTIAVEPPRTPQQMERAVKGLVTGRYEWIAFTSVNAVKAVREKFEEYGLDARAFAGIKVAAVGEQTAASLVEFGVKPDLVPSGEQSAAGLLEDWPPYDPVFDPIDRVFLPRADIATETLVAGLIELGWEVDDVTAYRTVRASPPPADTREAIKGGGFDAVLFTSSSTVRNLVGIAGKPHNVTVIACIGPATAKTAEEHGLRVDVLSPEPSVSRLAEALAEFGAARRAAALEAGEHVARPSERRPGSRRRRTT
- the hemC gene encoding hydroxymethylbilane synthase, with the protein product MTDAAKAATALKLGTRRSKLAMAQSGHVATWVRELTGREVELVEITTYGDVSKEQLAQIGGTGVFVTALRDALLRGEVDFAVHSLKDLPTAQPDELALAAVPVREDPRDVLVARDGLTFAELPEGARIGTGSPRRMAQLNAYARSHGMKIETVPIRGNIDTRVGYVRNGELDAVVLAAAGLRRIGRVEEVSEFLDTDVCLPAPGQGALAIECAAVNADLAAQLAELDDPHTRFAVTAERALLAALEAGCSAPVGALADFLVDGQIVNQMRLRGVVGSTDGTELVQLSTTGPVPTSHHAAEALGRELASEMLAKGAAGLMGERAL
- a CDS encoding glutamyl-tRNA reductase, coding for MSLLVVGLSHRSAPVSVLERASLSVDAKAKLLQDALASEPAAEATVLATCNRIELYADVEKFHAGVAELSTLLAQHSGVGLEELTPYLYVHYEDRAVHHLFSVACGLDSMVVGEGQILGQIKDALALGQELHTAGRLINDLFQQALRVGKRAHSETGIDRAGQSLVTFGLEQLASGAPVAEWASGKRALVIGAGSMSSLAAATLVRVGVAEVVVANRTAERAERLAEILNQSGGAARAVPMDEVAQELTRVDVAVSCTGATGLVLTVEDVAAALGLSAGAASDGAADAAEAGHVPQARTETDPNSLELHGTWADNGEAAAQAPPRVRVQDDAGKAVRLALLDLAMPRDIDGAAHRLDGVRLVDIESLADASADAPMASDVDQVRGIVGEEVAAFGAAQRAAQITPTVVALRSMAADVVTNEVARLEGRLPGLDAKQRAEITQTVRRVVDKLLHAPTVRVKQLASEPGGAGYADALRELFDLDPQTVAAVSRADGPKGPEDAVQGGTNGTTGAESAKRGRA